The genomic region ATTCCAGAAGCCTTGGTTTCAAAGTTTCGTGTTTTAGTAGTTAATGAAATGTATGCTTCTTCCCGTGGCTGTACAGCGTGTGTGCTCCTCTGTTAAACTGGAGGAGCTGGTGCTACGAGATGTGAGAAATGCTCTAGGAGTGACGGATGCATCAAATGCTAGCCTTTCTACTGAGGAAGCTGAGAACCACGACAAGAGTTACTTGCGGCGCTTCGTAATGAGTAAGCTGCGAAACGCAGGATACAATGCGGGCATTTGCAAGTCACGATGGGAACAAACGAGCGGCTGCCCTGCAGGTCAGTGTGAAATTCTTAATTGTTTAAGAACAATTTAATGGCTGCCCTTCATGTCAGTTGAAATTGTTAATTGTTTAAGAAAAATTTAATGGCTGCCCTTCATGTCAGTTGAAAGCCATTGTTAATTGTTTAACAAAAATTTAATGGCTGCTCGTCATGTTTTATTCACAACTTCTGTGCTGACTGATGTTGCTGCAGGTGATTATGAAATGATCGATGTAGTTAGCGACAATCATCGTTTGATAGTCGACATCGATTTCAGGGTGCAATTCGAGATAGCGCGGCCTACGGCGGAATACGGGCGTCTCGTAGAGCAGCTTCCTGCGATGTTCGTGGGAGATGCGGAAAAGCTCCGTGACGTCATCAGGACAATGTGTCAGGCGGCGAAGTTATCGGTGAGAGCGAAAGGAATGGCCCTGCCGCCGTGGAGGAAGTTTGGTTACGTTGCAGCAAAGTGGTTGGGTCCGTACAAGCGCAGTACGAACGTCAATGCAGTTGCATGCATGGATGAGCAGAAGCTTGTTGTGAGAGAATTTAGTGGCATCGCCGCCTTCAAAGGAGTACGTTGCCACTGGGACGCCGCCTTCATTCACCAATTGGAGTTGCATTTTGAAAAGGCCGTTAGAGAAGCCAACAGAGCTGCCCCAAAAAAACGGCA from Cryptomeria japonica chromosome 3, Sugi_1.0, whole genome shotgun sequence harbors:
- the LOC131036773 gene encoding uncharacterized protein LOC131036773, which translates into the protein MYSLQALSARGGSASASASFTAEQPNQICVERRHNVHVEPLHPLQLRPLNWQSVRPKQVTDPLNEAVRARLIRSCSCSDDVQPDYSTSGSDHGIESDMRFLEEDQQDVEGCADSLHDNGSDDESPADQLFLEDQLRDILERVCSSVKLEELVLRDVRNALGVTDASNASLSTEEAENHDKSYLRRFVMSKLRNAGYNAGICKSRWEQTSGCPAGDYEMIDVVSDNHRLIVDIDFRVQFEIARPTAEYGRLVEQLPAMFVGDAEKLRDVIRTMCQAAKLSVRAKGMALPPWRKFGYVAAKWLGPYKRSTNVNAVACMDEQKLVVREFSGIAAFKGVRCHWDAAFIHQLELHFEKAVREANRAAPKKRQPQHEQTLLNDLFVSKGKTKSGLNNAVRTSGLAAALAEAAGHMDGDNMH